A portion of the Gossypium arboreum isolate Shixiya-1 chromosome 8, ASM2569848v2, whole genome shotgun sequence genome contains these proteins:
- the LOC108468667 gene encoding uncharacterized protein LOC108468667: MGHVSLLCDKAYQWWLTVKDGSQPDGLTWDLFKMAFQNKYVEASYIDARRRKFLNLTQRDHSMAEYEADFLRLNRYAQGMVVTEYEHCVHFKDGLRDNLRVRIAPQREREVAVLVEKAKIAKKVKCAERKNRDRGKAKREVEYSNAGVRPKKKATSDGPVRVGLTVAPNGVVICQLCNRRHPGECWRSTRACLRCGFSEHRVKDCPLRTNRSDSTLEAHRLRG, encoded by the coding sequence ATGGGGCATGTTTCGTTACTTTGCGAtaaagcatatcagtggtggctcacggtcaAGGATGGCTCTCAGCCTGACGGTCTGACGTGGGACTTGTTTAAGATGGCTTTCCAGAACAAGTATGTCGAGGCCAGTTATATCGACGCTAGGAGGCGTAAATTCTTGAATCTTACTCAAAGAGACCATTcgatggccgagtatgaggccgacTTTCTGAGGCTGAATCGTTATGCGCAAGGTATGGTGGTGACTGAGTATGAGCATTGTGTCCATTTTAAAGATGGTCTGAGGGATAACTTGAGGGTTCggatagctccgcagagggagcgtgaggTTGCCGTGTTGGTTGAGAAGGCCAAGATTGCGAAGAAGGTCAAGTGCGCTGAGCGCAAAAATCGTGACAGAGGGAAGGCTAAGAGGGAGGTAGAGTATTCAAATGCTGGGGTGAGGCCCAAGAAAAAGGCTACATCTGATGGGCCTGTAAGAGTTGGGCTTACTGTTGCACCTAATGGGGTGGTGATTTGTCAACTTTGTAATAGACGCCATCCGGGTGAGTGTTGGAGGTCTACTAGAgcttgtcttagatgtgggttTTCTGAGCATCGTGTTAAGGACTGTCCATTAAGGACTAATCGGTCTGACTCGACTCTTGAGGCGCATAGGCTGCGAGGATAG